The Cheilinus undulatus linkage group 17, ASM1832078v1, whole genome shotgun sequence genomic sequence AGCATTCCAAGATCTATCGCAGTAAATCCTACCCTAATTTCTACCCTACCTTAACACAATGGCCTCATTCACACAGCAATATTTTCTTTATCCACAGACTGAAatcaatttttactgtttatttatttgtccaAAGGAAGCCGCTGCAGGTTGCAAAAAGATCATATGTGGCTTTGTATTCTCAGGTTTCTGACTCCTGTCCAAGGCAAAGCAACATCAGATGGATTTCTTAGTGACAGTTCACTGTGAAGGCCAGGTTTAGGCCTAATATAGTTCTTATTcaattctgttttcatgcaGTGTCCTTTGAATAACAAACTCTTGCAATTCATACCACTTCTGGTGCAATTCAATAAATATATTTCAATGTTAATGAAATACtgtgttttgcattaaaatgtttatatctAACTTTTTGAAACGTGAGTCTTTATTATTcctatttttaaaagaaagttaaTGATTAATCGTCCAACTTCTTACCTACTGTGTGCCTTTACTAATGCAGTGAAGCTTTCTGTTGTCTTGAAAATAGTTTAaattaaacacatatttaaaaTATAGTAATCTATGTAGCAAACTATTCAAGGGTGTTTATGTGAAAATTGTTTGATTATTAAATCTACCTCTTTACAGGAGTTACTCTTTAAAAGGGAAAATTCTTATGAGGACAGTGAACTTTGtatctttcttttattttcttcaggTATGTAGTTACTATGTACTCATTTAAAGGTAAATACGTAACGAGCAGTACAACGACGACATTTTTTCAAGGAAAGGAGGCTAGATCTACACGTACATGACAAATATCATATTTATAGATTTTAACAATTTTCGTTCATGTTTTAATCACTATCTTgactttttgaagaaaaaaagtgaacCTAACCGCATTTTTGGACGTGCTGAAAAAGCCTacaggaaaaggaaataaagaaaaaaactctaaaCGACGTCACCAACACCACCGGTTGCCCTGGGAGTGCATTCGAAACAGATGCGCTCGACCAATCAGATGCCGAGAAGGTTCTGGACACAGCGAATCAGCGAGCAGCGAGCGAGGATTTAAACCAAGACACACAACCTAAAAACTGCATCGCATCATCCTCCATTACGATTCTTAGTCTTATTGTTGAAGCATCGCACAGAACGAAATGGCTCTTCGAGTGACCAGGGTAagttatttaaataatttaatttatcacGTTTAGGTTGTTTTGTTTCTATTATTAGTAATGCATTTCTGTAAATAATATATATCCAGCTGCTACCTTTTACATGCCCTCGTGCGCATATTTGAGTCGGCCTCCTTACACTCGTTCCATGAAACGAATTCTAATGAAGACTCGGCACctttaaaacagtaaataaatacTTGTGTTAGTCAAAAGGCATGCATTATGGGcaatttattttcctgcagaaTCGCTTGGCTTCTACCAGGAGCGACCTCGGTGGAAAGGCCTGCTCGGTGACTGGGCCTGGACTGAAGCCTAGAGCTGCTTTGGGCGAAATTGGAAACATCGCAGTGAACAAAGAACCacagaaaaaggtaaaaaaaaatttcagttgATATacgtgtgtatatatatataatgtgtACGATTGACTGCATCATGGAAAGATGACCTTGCATCAAACTTCCTGTTACCATGCAAGCTCACTTAAATCTCTaagtttatttttgcacttttcattGGGAGTTTACCTATATTTTTATCTGGAGCAGTATGTACAATCAAATCACTCCTATGTCTATTATGACAAATGAAGcagaaacaaaatcaaactattttaaaaaggatttaatGACTCCAGTACTCCACCCAACAGTTTACAAACTCATCCTTTGATATTGAACATGCTAAGCCCTAAATCGAAATAAGTTTGTTCTCAACTCCCACCTGTTAATCCTGCtagcaataaaacattttcagatttGGCAGATTCCAGcataatttaatctaaaactgtttttctcCCAAATTTGTTACCTTATTGTGTATTAAGAGTTTGATTCAGTGCATACAATTGAGTAGTAGCTTAAAGTTCTTCAGAATATGTAAGCACATAGGTAGCATGGAACAGACTCATCAGATACTTTGTTAAATTCATAAAGCCTGAGATGTGTAAATGCTGGTTTCTTGGGGTGCATTGTTGTACAAAAATGCAACATATAGAGCAGCAAGCTTTTCTTAAATGATCCCCATggtctttctttacatttaCTAATTTATCCACTTGATTTCTAGGCTGTCAAGACAGAAGCCACAAAGACCAAAGTCCCCACCAAAGTTGAAAAAGCAGCCGTTGTTGAAGCCCCAAAACCTAAAAATGTTGCTCCTGTTAAACCTGAGCCTGTGGTGCAGGTAAGTGATGGCCTTTAAGCTACAAATGGTGCCTTCCTGTTGTTCGGGTGTGGTGCTTCGGTTTAATCCAactctattttattttacagcctGAACCTGCATCCCCCACTCCAATGGAGACATCTGGCTGTGAGCCTGCTGACCTCTGCCAAGCATTTTCAGATGTTATTCTTCACACTGCTATCAGGGATGTGGATGCAGATGACTATGACAACCCCATGCTCTGCAGTGAATATGTAAAGGATATCTACAAGTACCTAAGACAGCTTGAGGTAAATTATCTTCAAGTTGAGCAGTGTAATTCTCCTGTTCCTCTACCTCTCCTTTTAAATccagtttcttttttcttttagattGAGCAGAACGTCAGACCCACTTACCTGCAGGGTCGGGAGGTGACTGGTAACATGCGAGCTATTCTGATCGACTGGCTCGTGCAAGTGAACCTGAAATTTCGTCTGCTGCAAGAGACAATGTACATGACTGTGGGAATCATTGACCGCTTTCTTCAGGTGAGTAAATGGCGCCAACATCAGTCGTTTTGTATATAAGATGTCGTAAGGATAATTTGACTTTACCTCTTTTCCTTTTACTTTAGGACAACCCAGTCCCCAAGAAGCAGCTGCAGCTGGTTGGTGTAACTGCCATGTTCCTTGCTTCCAAATACGAGGAGATGTATCCCCCAGAGATCTCAGATTTTGCCTATGTAACAGACCGTGCCTACACCACCGCCCAGATTCGAGACATGGAGATGACAATCCTGCGGGTGCTCAAGTTCAAACTGGGCCGTCCTCTTCCACTGCAGTTCCTCAGAAGAGCCTCAAAGATTTACGAGGTCGGTAGCAGAAACTAGACAAGTCATTTATTTCCTTACTTGTGGTTTATCCGTTCACACTAACATCTTTAATCTTGTTTCAGGTAACTGCTGAGCAACACACTCTGGCAAAATACCTCCTGGAGCTGACCATGGTTGACTACGAGATGGTTCACTTCCCGCCTTCCATGGTTGCGAGTGCTGCTTTGGCTCTGACCCTGAAGATCTTGGATGCTGGTGAATGGGTGAGTCTTACTCGTGGAAATGGTTACTTTATTTGCACATAATGTATTCACCATAGTTTAAGCTGAATGGCTTGATTTGGGTTGACCTGAATTTGAATTGacattatctaaaaaaaaaactgaacaaaatgtatttcaaaTTTATAGCCAACCTTATCTTTTATCTTGTACCCCATAGCATGTTGGGTTGTCATATTGGATAGCAGGGTGTAAGCAGGTTTTTTAAGTCTAGAGGTTTGATCAGTTTAACAAAACGTGGGTCTCAAATGCACATGTACAAAACTTGTTACATGGGTTATTCTAGACTGTGGGAGGACAACTTTTAGGAAGGATCAGATCTTCCATTTTTAAATACCAATCTTAAAATGCAGAGTTAGTTAGAAATGACTAGACACAATGACTTGTGTTGCGAATGTCATCAGTAGTTTGTCCATCTTTAAGAAACTTGTACAAAAGGAGGACCCCCGCCAAACAACTATTCTTAAAAATTCCAACTTTACTAATGCTGGGAACATATTTTTTGCTGAAGAAAATCATATTAAACAGGTATATTGACTAAtgttaaggaaatattgcacccCCTGTGTCTTGAATTGTATTGGGCCATATTGCAGTTCAGTATAATCTGATTGCTCAGCCTTGGTAACTGAAGATGCAATAGAGCCTTAAAATTGTATAAGGATTCTgaaaaggtcttaaatttgtccaattttctataaaaatatttgaacTGCTGAAAGTTTAGGTGTAGCTAGTTATTTTGCTTTGTTGCTTAAATGATTAGTAGCTTAACAAACTTGGTTAAACGTGGAAAATGTGAAGACCAAGTTGTCCTTTTTCATAGATTACCAGCTATGAAGGAATGTTGACATGGGCTTAAAGTTTCTCAGCTTATAATGAGTAGATGACAAGATTGTGGCTTTTTAATGCTTATGAGTGGCTGTCATTGTGTAAATGTGCCTCTTCTGGTTTTGTTCCTCAGGATGCAACACTGACTCACTACATGGACTACACAGCAGAGAGTTTGATTCCTGTGATGGCACACATCGCCAAGAATGTTGTGAAAGTCAATGATGGCCTGACCAAACATATGGTAAGTGTATAGAATTTGAATGGGATCTGACCTTTTCAGGGTAACTATCTGGGTTTAATCCatctaaaacaaacattttctgcTTTCAGGCTATTAAAGGAAAGTATTCAACCTCCAAGCAGATGCGGATCGCCACACTCTCTCAGCTCAAGTCTTCACTGGTGAAGGAGCTTGCAAAGCAAGCCAACCAGTGAGAACTGTTTAGCACCATGTGCTGACTTGTATAGTTGTAACTTAAACTTAACTTGAACTGAGGGTTTGGCAAACTGAAGATGAGATCGATGGTTTCATGTTTCACCAACAGATGTTTACTTTTACTGACTATTTTAGAACGCATGCCTCAAAGTTTAATTGGTACCGACGACTTTATGGCTTATTGCATTTGAAGTTGAGAAATTGGATTTTGCTCTAGTGATCAATACTGTAAACTTATCCTCATTTGTTTCACAAGATTTGGTCATCTACAATGTCCTGTGATGAACAAATTTTATCTTTATTGGTCAAAACACACTACACCTCAGCAAGATACCGTTTTAATGTAATGCCTGATTATTGGTGCACAAGTTGCTGTgaagctttcttttttttaagcttgGTGTAGCTGATTACCCACCAGCAGAAGACCCATGGCTTGCTTTTAAAATGGTCAGTAATGTGAGGGATCCATTGGACAGATGTGgccctttttgtcttttaaaatgcatgttttactgAATGTGTGTATGGCAGtgactgtgtaaaatgtacagcaatactttttaaaatgtttttacatcacaaatgtcttgttttaaatCGTTTAATTAAATGGTTCATACCAGTTTTCTTcccttgtcatatttttaccactagagggcactctAAGACTATATTTAAACCATGCCTCAGCACTCTGCGTTCAAGCAGCACAAACTGCTGCTTGAGGCTTTAAAAGTATATAGGGGTAATTAATTCAAATGGCTGGTGTGCCAACTTAAAATGCAAAAGCTTAAACCAAAAGATCCTGACACCATTAAGTCATCTTATGACATTCAGCAGCTACCATGGCTGAAACGAGTTACAAACAGCTCTAATTCAAAAAGAGAATTCAACTTGTGAAGTTTAGATGAGTGACTCTAAAAGGAGCAATatgtaaggatggaatgtatcCATGGTTAAAGGACTagaaggaaaaaataacaatggCATAGTGTGTATCTGTACTATTTAGCACAGAATTTTCATTACCAAGGTTACTTGGCACCTCCCAGTAATTCCCAGTGTTTTTGTGCTACACTAAATGTTTTCTCATTACAGCTTGTCTAAAACTACTTGTTAAAGGCGATGgggcctttttaaaaagttgggaagaaaattgaataaaatgcTTACTGAAACTTAAACTCTGTCCACATGACTTGGTGTAATGTCAAAAATCATTGGTTCCCAATTTGGGGTGTGAGCCCTTCCAGACAATACTTTGGCATCATTCTGACAGTGAGGGTGTCTGCAAGGTAATAAAAGGTAAATTTTTAGCCAAATTAAGACacttaaaagcatgaaaatcCTTAAATGAAGATTATCAGGGCTtaaattttgtcacatttttatatttccatATTCTCCAAGGATGTTTGGTTGGCTCAGTGGTTGACATGATGTAGGATGTCAGGGGTTCAAACCTCAGTCAGGGCATGATCAGTTTGAAGGGTGGGCCCTTGAACACCTGTCCATCTTCATGTACTTTGCTATGGACAAATGTGTCTGCTAAATGGtatttcaactgtttttttctgcttttgatttatatttagttttaatcacataTGATGCTCTTTTGGAACTCCACTAGATTATTTAAACTAGTTTAACTCCTCTATAGTGAGCTATAAATTCATCAGCTGCAACAGTAAAGTGATCATGGCCACATCAGTGCTTCTAAATCTAAACTAGAGAACATTATAAATACACTTAAATGGGGAATGatgtcatttaattttttttctcaaaacctAAATGTATGCTGTTCTGCTTTCTAATTTCAACTGGTGTGAAAAGGTACTTAAAGAAAGTGGTATAGCTAGTTAAGGAAAAATAAGATATAGCAGAGTCAGCTACCTAATGGTACAAAACTAAGGTCTTTTCCTTTATATTCTAGCctcaaaatgtatcaaaaagcTTAATTTGGTACAACAAGAAATACTATCAGCCTTTTTTCTATGTGGTTACATTGTTATCCtgaaatcatcacaaaaatatacaaaactgtGTAGCTAATGTCATGGGTTTGAAATTAAATATGTGATAGGGTTAAAAGGTAttcaaaattattaaattaaatgtcaGATATTTTGTGTGCACCCTGGCTCAGGGGGTGGGCTTTTTGACCCAAAAGTCATGAGCGTGGACCTGTCACATTCGAGCAAAAAtctaaccatttttttaaacaactcaaaatttgCAGGCCTATCACTGTATTTAAGCGAAAACTCcaatcatttttgaaaagattcAGAAGTTGACCCCAAAGTCATGTCTGTCAGTCTGCATGTGAGCTAAAAAATTGCCCCTTTTTCATGCAACAAAAAATTTTGCTCAAAAGTCGCGACCGTGGGCCTGTCACCAGATTTAAGCGAAACTTGACCATTTTTGGGGGCAAGAGTCTCTCACATgctgacaaaaatgtgaaagcACACTTATTGGAATTTATACAAAGGTGTTATGGTTTTAGAAAGGTCTGTCTAGGCTGGTATTACTGGGATTTTATCAAttctaaaagttaaaatagagattttttttggtgGGGGGCACACTGGCATAAACTCTGCAACAGTGGAACACAAAATTTCTTATCAGCAAACTTGATTGGGGATGAATGTaccactttaaaatgttttaccgTTACACTGCTGTTATCATAACCTGTTGCTACCAGTGATACAGCACTTAAACTTTCACTTTTCCTGCACAGAGTATCTTAAAATGTCCTGTATTGACACTCTATTCCACATAACAACGGTATTgactattttattttgtttacatttttatttgtatctaCTTGTTGCTTTGTCTCGGTGCTGTTGCACCACCTGAATTTCCTCACCAGGCATCAATAATGTATTATATGAGCTAATGTCAAACTCAAAAACAGATATACCTAGGGGGCTCTGCTGCCTGATGCAGACATTTACGGTATAGGAGAAGCCCAGGTGTTCTGCCTGTTATTGATGGCTGTGGTCTTTAGTGTTCCAGTAAGCACAACACCAGGAGCTGGAAACCAGCACAGCTAAATGGAATCCAGCCATCACTCACACATGTCGTTTGACTCCTGTCATCCGTCGAAAGGGTctacagacaaaaaaagcaaataaaaatgagattttaatTTTATCACAATGCAAAGAAGACTAGAcgactgaaaacattttcttcacTGAATTTTCATCAGACGTAGTACTGTATTCAAACCTTCCAGCATAACTGAGGGAGCCTCGTCTGTGACACTGAAATAGTTTGGGAAAGGCCTGATAGGTTTCCATGCCTGGTGTGAGGACTTACTTGCCTGCAACAATAATCTCACATCTCCAGTTACATCACATCCGTCcaccaatatttaaagctaatgGACAGAGCCGAGTGTGAGCTCTTAtcactttaaccctttcacaGCTGATCCCCCGAGGGAACAAAcacccctttatccctcctccaaTCCCAGAGGAGCACCAGGAGAGCTTTCCTGTAAAAGACCACCTGCCATCTGCATGACGTGAGCCAGCGTGCACATCAGCAGGATCATAAGGCCGTCAGTCCCTAAACGAGAGCAGATTGTCTGCATCTGCTGCCGTTAAGGACGACGACTAGAaatcatctgctgctgctgaaaggGAAAAACATTATTTGGCACCTTGGGAGTTTGAGTTTATTGTAGTTCATGCGCAGAGTTCATCCAGTGAAATCTGAGGAAAAACTCCACAGAAAAGATCAGTGGTGCTCCCAGTCTTGAGGTAGAAACCCAGCCAAACCATGCTTTGATAGCTCAGTTACATAATGTAAAATTGTTCACAAATCACTCAGAAGCTACTCTTTTACCTGACATAATGACATGCAGGCAGTATCTGACACCTTCACATCTCTGAGCCTTCTGTTGTTTTCCACAGAGACACATGATAATTAGTCTCAGTTATCCTGCAAAGCTGGGCTTTTAAACCCACACATCACACTGAGGATTCATGCTTTGAGGCTGAGGTCATGGCTGGGCAGCTGTATCAGTTTACAAGAGAGATTCCTCCTGTGCAGGGCTCCAAACCGTACACTTGCAGCTGCCTGGAAGACTGTTTGGCCCCAGATGACAAAGACTCAGCTTTGTGACATTTAATGTGAGGGAAAATTGAAGATAGGAGCAGAGCAGTTAAGAAAAGTTGGTAAGTTGACACTGAAATGCATCACTTTACAGTAGCCTTTAAAATGATCAGGGTCAGTTTGCCGCTattacaaagaggaaaaaaaatcagataattCACCCATCCGCCCTCTTGATGTCCAACCATGTGAAAagttctggttttatttttggctttataAATCTCTGCCTGTAccagaatacaaaaaaaaatggtttttaaaGCATGGAGGGAAAATAGATGTTAAAAGCAACAGATGGGGTGGAtaaaattttctttattttcttgcatttatGGATCCAggaaaatctgtaaaaatatttactttaaaaacattttcttcttcttgtttttctaCAACAGTTGTGATATTTCAACATTGCTATGTCAGAGTAAAATCAGGTTGAATTATTAATAGGAGCAAAGCTCTTTTAATCCGTTAAACCTTGAATGTACTTTTTGCTTAAGTAGTGATCAttcaaaatcttttttcacCTAAAAATATCCTGGTTTTCcctcaaattaattttagaatCAAACTAGTGGAAAATGTCAATTGACAAAGGCAACACAGGAAACGGGAAGTTTAGAGAAATAAATACAAGCAGAGTTAGTTTTGGCAACTCTTTCAAATTTATTCTTCATGCATACACTCAGCcctgttcaagtccagccacaaattctctactggattgagatctgggctttgacttggccactccagaacattcaccttgttgaatttaaacatttctgtgtagctttcactttatgttttgggtcattgtcttgatggaaaataaatcttctccaaagctgtagttctcaAGATTGAATAAGATGATCCTCAATGTTTCTCctatattttgctacatttattttacccagtacctttacaagccttccatgagccagctgccaagaagcatccccacagcatgatgctgcacaGTCACCCAGTTTGGGAGGATgccctgatctaggcagatttacacatgtgccatattccttccatttcttgatgatgaggGTTGTGCAgtaccttcattttttttatccatcccttTACTTAtattttcaataaccttttccctgagttgctctgtgttcttttgtcttcattgtgtaatggtagccaggaatactgattaaccaatgtCTGGACCTTAcaggcacaggtgtctttatactacaatcacttgagacacatttaggTCAGGTAAGCCccatttcattaattgtgagactactagcagcAGTTGGCaggacctctgctgaattaggtcagtcattttaaagggggtaaaccgttttgtaatcttttttttacattacatatttttgtttaactgacataTTTCTACTTTGACATCAAAggctttttttgtaatttttgttttgtcaaaaaagccagattGTAATGatcattattgatttataaaaccaataaaaggttaaaacaactAAGGAAGTGAATACCTTGTCTCAAACAGATAACTTTCTCAAATCATATGGATGCAAAAGAAACCAAATTTTACatacagacaaaataaaagaatacaTTTCGTAACTGATCAcctgcatgaaaacaaagaatttCAGTCATATCAATGCGATGGCTTTTAATGCACATTCTGTGAAAACAATTCAAGATGTTTCTGTATTCCTGCACATTGCAGTGTCCTTAAAGCCCGACTGAGTgcctctgcccttttccatGTTTATCCAAGCTCATTCCCATTAAATGAATTTGCGAGTCAGCACTGAGGTCCAGAAAGAATGCAAAGCTTGGTTTCAGGCATCTTCAGCAGTACAGATCTCACCCACACGCTGATCATTCAAGACCAGAGCGGacagtttggatctccatcCCAGTCTAAACATCGTCCAAGATGGCCAGAGATTTAACAAGTGCACCCTTCAGAATGATTCTGTGCCCATTCTCACCTCCCGCCCCGAGTCTGCAAGTCTCAATTCAGACTGACAAAGTCAAACAAACAGAGGGCTCATGGCAGCGCTGTTCGGGTTTCTGTGGGGTGCTAATAGGTTAGCATCTGGCAAGCAGAGTGAGACCTCTGGGCTGGAGAGCCGACTCGagcacaaataaacacaggagcgttcattttcatcatttataagttttcaaataaaatcatctGTTTCCTGAACTTCACGGACCCTGAAGGCTCAATgtcacatgaagaagaaaaaggattGTATTGTGGGCTAAAGAGGAGAGTTTGAAAAGGTGAGACTTTCTCCAGATCACTTTAACCTGTTCCTAAGAGGAGGCCATTGTCACATCATAGTCAACATGTATGAGGAACTGTTGCCGTCAGGAGAGAAGTGGAGCAAGGTCATAGCAAAGATCAGAACTAAATACAATATTAAAACGATGTATGGAACTTTAATTTAGAAGAATGAAAGGCCTCCTCATACCTACAGTGAATCCTCAACTAGCCTCAACagcctttcttttctttatgcTAGCGGTTATTTGCATGAGATTTGACCTAGCATTAAGATCCTTTACTCAAATGAGGCCTACAAGATGGAAAAACTGAGAAGACAGGGGATAGGAAAGACTGGAAAACAATCAGAAGTCAACGCCTTGAGCTTTTGGAGAagccagaaaaaaacagcttttaatcGAGGTTGAACAGTCTCTCATATGTTCATACTCCACAGAAAGTTTCACACCAGTGTGTCTTGTTTGTTTGAGTACCATTACGCTCTAAAGTCTAACATTAACTGTGCGAAACTGATgaattgtccagattccatgtccgtcTTCAAGcagatccatcctgcaaagcttgAGCCCAGTCTGAAAAATTagcagaccaatcagcatcatttgaggagagagAGGTGGTTGCTATGGGTGAACAGCAAACCAGTAAACAATTGCTGTCGACAGTGAGGCAGTTTTTAATCTGCACACAACAgagtttttttaatatcatatgAAGAGCAAATAATTttgctgaaagcttttcttggcagaaaaaaaatgtttatgttctcCTCTCGACCGGCCTTGGCATGTGTttgattcaccaactggctccactgttACTAAACAAGG encodes the following:
- the ccnb1 gene encoding G2/mitotic-specific cyclin-B1, with amino-acid sequence MALRVTRNRLASTRSDLGGKACSVTGPGLKPRAALGEIGNIAVNKEPQKKAVKTEATKTKVPTKVEKAAVVEAPKPKNVAPVKPEPVVQPEPASPTPMETSGCEPADLCQAFSDVILHTAIRDVDADDYDNPMLCSEYVKDIYKYLRQLEIEQNVRPTYLQGREVTGNMRAILIDWLVQVNLKFRLLQETMYMTVGIIDRFLQDNPVPKKQLQLVGVTAMFLASKYEEMYPPEISDFAYVTDRAYTTAQIRDMEMTILRVLKFKLGRPLPLQFLRRASKIYEVTAEQHTLAKYLLELTMVDYEMVHFPPSMVASAALALTLKILDAGEWDATLTHYMDYTAESLIPVMAHIAKNVVKVNDGLTKHMAIKGKYSTSKQMRIATLSQLKSSLVKELAKQANQ